The Mycobacterium seoulense genome has a window encoding:
- a CDS encoding TetR/AcrR family transcriptional regulator yields the protein MRRRPKDRKAQIARAATDAFSELGYHAVSMENIAARVGISAAALYRHSQGKYDLFRSAVLALGQRLVDATDFADELPEGADPEATLRALTAALIDTAIANRTAGGLYRWEGRYLLGEDQGLLAEQVKLVNRRLQRPLISLRPKLQSRQRWVLSAAALSVIGSITDHRSRLGNGEIRATLADIATAVLRADVPAQRNRAGPAPAVALTSAVGSYEMLLRESMRLFNERGYRETGMEDIAVAVGIPVASIYQYFPSKSAILAASYRRGADQLSGDLSTIVAAGGDPERSLRRLIDAFVTRSLVSPELARVYYTERHNLDDADALRLYNIQRSIVESWAGLAVAARPDLTLGRARYAVHGAFALAVDIGRLVIPGSSQSARMTLHRLMEVTLLGQPATTSGKAAGGTRRR from the coding sequence GTGAGGCGGCGCCCGAAAGACCGCAAGGCGCAGATCGCCCGCGCCGCCACCGACGCCTTCAGCGAACTCGGATACCACGCGGTCAGCATGGAAAACATCGCCGCCCGTGTCGGAATCTCGGCGGCGGCGTTGTACCGGCATTCGCAGGGAAAATACGACCTGTTCCGTTCGGCGGTCCTCGCGCTCGGGCAGCGACTCGTCGATGCGACGGACTTTGCCGATGAACTGCCCGAGGGCGCCGATCCCGAAGCGACGCTGCGCGCGCTGACCGCTGCGTTGATCGACACCGCCATCGCGAACCGCACCGCGGGCGGCCTGTACCGATGGGAGGGCCGTTACCTACTCGGTGAAGATCAGGGGCTGTTGGCAGAGCAGGTCAAGCTGGTTAACCGTCGCCTGCAGCGGCCATTGATCAGCTTGCGGCCCAAGCTGCAATCGCGGCAACGCTGGGTGCTGTCGGCAGCCGCGTTGAGCGTCATCGGCAGCATCACCGACCATCGCTCCCGGCTGGGCAACGGCGAGATCCGGGCGACATTGGCCGACATCGCCACGGCCGTGTTGCGGGCCGACGTGCCGGCGCAGCGGAATAGGGCGGGGCCGGCGCCGGCAGTGGCGCTCACCAGCGCGGTCGGCAGCTACGAAATGCTCTTGCGCGAATCGATGCGTCTGTTCAACGAACGGGGTTACCGCGAAACCGGTATGGAGGACATCGCGGTGGCCGTCGGCATACCGGTGGCCAGCATCTATCAGTACTTTCCAAGCAAGTCCGCCATCTTGGCTGCCTCATACCGCCGCGGCGCCGATCAGCTCTCCGGCGACCTGTCGACCATTGTGGCCGCCGGTGGCGATCCGGAGCGGTCGTTGCGGCGGCTGATCGACGCCTTCGTCACGCGGTCGCTGGTCAGTCCCGAACTCGCCCGGGTGTACTACACCGAGCGCCACAACCTGGACGACGCGGACGCGTTGCGGCTGTACAACATTCAGCGTTCGATCGTCGAATCGTGGGCCGGGCTGGCGGTAGCGGCGCGGCCCGACCTGACGCTGGGCCGCGCGCGGTACGCCGTACACGGTGCGTTCGCCCTCGCCGTCGACATCGGCCGGCTCGTCATCCCCGGCTCGAGCCAGTCCGCGCGCATGACACTGCACCGGCTGATGGAAGTCACCTTGCTCGGCCAGCCCGCCACGACGTCGGGCAAGGCCGCCGGCGGGACGCGACGGCGCTGA